One Carassius gibelio isolate Cgi1373 ecotype wild population from Czech Republic chromosome A7, carGib1.2-hapl.c, whole genome shotgun sequence DNA window includes the following coding sequences:
- the LOC128017222 gene encoding segment polarity protein dishevelled homolog DVL-2 isoform X1, translating to MAETKIIYHIDEEETPYLVKIPIAAEKITLLDFKQVLNKPNYKFFFKSMDQDFGVVKEEISDDSAKLPCFNGRVVSWLVSSDTPAAEPPAPPVEVQSQPSPPPPPLPPPPPERTGGIGDSRPPSFHPNTAGSVDSLDDQTETESVVSFRRERPRPRESLDQHVSGPRMNGQSRMDRHLAGYESATTVMSSELDTTSFCDSDEDDTMSRFSSSTEQSTASRLLKRHRRRRKQRPRLERASSFSSVTDSTMSLNIITVTLNMEKYNFLGISIVGQSNERGDGGIYIGSIMKGGAVAADGRIEPGDMLLQVNDINFENMSNDDAVRVLREIVHKPGPIILTVAKCWDPSPQGYFTLPRNEPIQPIDPAAWVNHSVALTGVFPSYPSSTITSSSSVTETERFDEFNLSLRSDMASVAKAMASPESGLEVRDRMWLKITIPNAFLGSDVVEWLYHHIDGFQDRREARKYASNLLKAGFIRHTVNKITFSEQCYYIFGDFSNCENYMANLSLNDNDGSSGASDQDTLAPLPLPGATPWPLLHSFTYQYPHPYSNQPPPYHELSNYSYGPGSAGSQHSEGSHSSGSTRSDGEKRRGSKSVSGSTAGGSVRDDKSPGGGGADSRSGSGSESDYSVRSSLRRDHGSATPSEHSRSSQRSSQRSHHRVPQAHLAPYPPGIPISYNPMMVMMVPQHPHPHLALGAPHPQTPTLPPHPGFPPSGTPGGPPGAPPTRDLGSVPPELTASRQSFHLAMGNPSEFFVDVM from the exons ATGGCGGAGACTAAAATAATTTATCACATTGACGAAGAGGAGACGCCGTACTTGGTGAAGATTCCCATAGCGGCTGAAAAAATCACTCTACTGGATTTTAAACAGGTCTTGAATAAGCCGAACTACAAATTCTTCTTCAAGTCTATGGACCAGGACTTCGG GGTGGTGAAGGAGGAGATCTCGGATGACAGTGCCAAGCTGCCGTGCTTCAATGGAAGAGTTGTCTCCTGG CTGGTGTCCTCAGACACCCCTGCAGCCGAACCCCCTGCTCCTCCGGTAGAGGTCCAGTCTCAGCCCTCACCTCCCCCTCCTCCCcttcctccacctcctcccgagAGGACGGGGGGCATTGGAGACTCCAGACCCCCTTCCTTCCA TCCCAACACAGCAGGCAGCGTGGATTCCTTAGATGATCAGACAGAGACTGAGTCAGTCGTGTCTTTCAGGAGAGAGAGACCTCGACCCAGAGAGAGCTTGGATCAACATG TCTCAGGTCCACGTATGAATGGGCAGTCCCGTATGGACAGACACCTGGCTGGCTATGAGAGTGCCACCACAGTGATGAGCAGTGAACTGGACACCACGAGCTTCTGTGATTCAGATGAGGACGATACGATGAGCAG ATTCAGCAGCTCCACTGAACAGAGCACAGCATCTAGATTGCTGAAACGCCATCGCAGACGCAGGAAACAGCGCCCACGTCTGGAGAGG GCTTCCTCTTTCAGCAGTGTGACAGATTCAACCATGTCCTTAAACATTATTACAGTCACTCTTAACATGG AGAAGTATAATTTCCTGGGCATCAGTATAGTGGGTCAGAGTAATGAGAGAGGTGATGGAGGCATCTATATTGGCTCCATCATGAAGGGAGGAGCTGTAGCTGCAGACGGACGCATTGAACCTGGAGACATGctgctgcag GTGAATGACATCAACTTTGAGAACATGAGTAATGATGATGCGGTCAGAGTGCTCCGTGAGATTGTCCATAAACCTGG ACCCATCATCCTGACTGTGGCAAAATGTTGGGACCCTTCTCCACAAGGTTATTTCACCCTGCCACGCA ATGAGCCAATCCAGCCCATAGATCCAGCAGCATGGGTCAATCATTCAGTAGCTCTCACAGGGGTGTTTCCATCCTACCCTAGCAGCACAATCACCTCCAGCTCATCTGTCACAGAAACTGAAC GATTTGACGAGTTTAACCTGTCTCTTCGCTCTGACATGGCTTCGGTTGCTAAGGCCATGGCATCTCCTGAGTCCGGTCTGGAGGTCAGAGACCGAATGTGGCTGAAGATCACCATTCCCAATGCTTTCTTAG GTTCTGACGTGGTTGAGTGGTTGTATCATCACATCGATGGGTTTCAGGACAGACGGGAAGCTCGTAAATATGCCAGTAACCTACTAAAGGCCGGTTTCATCAGACACACTGTTAACAAAATCACCTTCTCTGAACAGTGTTATTACATATTTGGAGACTTCAGTAACTGTGAAAATT ACATGGCCAACCTTTCTCTTAACGATAACGATGGTTCCAGTGGTGCTTCAGACCAGGATACTCTGGCTCCTCTTCCATTGCCAGGAGCAACACCATGGCCTCTGCTCCACTCTTTCACGTACCAGTACCCTCACCCCTATTCCAACCAGCCTCCTCCCTACCATGAGCTCTCCAACTACAGCTACGGCCCAGGCAGTGCAGGCAGCCAGCACAGTGAAG ggaGTCACAGCAGTGGCTCCACACGCAGTGATGGAGAGAAGAGAAGGGGCAGTAAAAGTGTATCTGGCAGCACGGCGGGAGGTAGCGTACGTGACGATAAATCTCCTGGTGGGGGCGGAGCTGACTCGCGTTCTGGCAGCGGTAGCGAGTCAGATTACTCTGTTCGCAGCAGCCTGAGACGAGACCACGGCTCAGCCACTCCTAGCGAACACAGTCGCTCCAGTCAGCGCTCGAGCCAGCGCTCGCATCATCGTGTCCCGCAGGCTCATCTTGCTCCATATCCGCCTGGAATCCCCATTTCTTACAACCcaatgatggtgatgatggtgccCCAGCATCCACACCCACATTTAGCACTTGGAGCCCCACACCCACAAACGCCTACTTTGCCGCCCCACCCTGGCTTTCCCCCCTCCGGCACCCCTGGTGGGCCTCCAGGAGCTCCACCAACCCGAGACCTGGGCTCCGTCCCGCCTGAGCTAACTGCCTCTAGGCAGTCTTTCCATTTGGCCATGGGAAACCCCAGTGAGTTTTTTGTGGATGTGATGTAA
- the LOC128017221 gene encoding uncharacterized protein LOC128017221 isoform X1, producing MSLQFYLRLALVGLILSVVACLPDVSVVPLGDITDDSKIKIQVLENVKSVSPAIQSPVRGRLQRQFLQQFNSKNQLPRTNLASYSQRNDGNAKNPSFSRTDTRASSDVLYYHSVPNKVQTNTNRRNNPVEFSSVKFNDGIDAKRSYALQTVRQDQNLFDFKGSQMGSSDPNIAQRLVRKNGGMHAANLDRSGSFGYQNILKSESSQPLRRNEPYLRNNIPSEYMSRSSTVNQMRHKSDRNMLFDHLPQNRGQNPNVLRNTSPSTVRANQQESKPLPHTSSAGTAVISHISYANTRDLALSKVYKPPTIPTAISPGFTGSNSNRGHDIVPLKKSLLFSSQRDRVKLSDSERVASPKTKSATSSYTFKDDQLKSTQNEYQNRGQSRPNLAHIQTFHSQKEYDNLATGKSAFRPSVTNNARSYFLSDENSSIQMSALLDRSKHNTDLTPQGQFAKKTMLVSQRAKNMNLPYTTNRSLKSSQHNIRNKADLNQSLFVQSYPALNLMPGNTIESVHRVSPSVAGTQGTSENSGTSSSQNRPYYLTSEKPYAFKGFAFVPSLQTFVQKTEMHSGQKPLSNSVQYAPTRPHATLNALAQKPLMRKSYQKVPFQFKDIETSQEKQPLDQTDSFDNGPQHATVSSTVGASNPMSNAPKPHVVKAQAVLMKTSLSGTNTSARLTNNGAVFLQNHPKTGYGGLTVDKVQSKTSQKWTSSRLASAHSLKKHERLLSPTKETKDGNTAGITQSNITESYSPMRLRPTSSTVNNRWAEVTQEGKRSEEISNHQNVSAIPTYQSAIYRAADINRHKTNSSAKLTYQSPIHRSSIKTPGKANLIQSQGSRPTSSFVVGRYINKFDKTSAKSNINMSSTKMGLNAYKPVQFSDIAGSASFTNAAGNTAKKEVDPESKQYRSNSTSVIEESMISSLQNETDDRTVDLSVPELMPTAAIAFTKQSPLPFTEEYTPRQPTVYSSWDLGNLTSPTAEGTNPLSEGTLIPNTTLLVKLTSD from the exons ATGTCTCTTCAATTCTATCTGAG actgGCTTTGGTTGGTTTGATTCTTTCTGTTGTGGCATGTTTGCCTGATGTGTCAGTTG TGCCCTTAGGAGACATCACAGATGATTCAAAGATCAAAATACAAGTGTTGGAAAATGTCAAAAGTGTTAGTCCAGCCATTCAAAGTCCAGTAAGAGGCAGACTTCAAAGGCAGTTTTTACAACAATTTAACAGCAAAAATCAGCTACCCAGGACCAACCTGGCCTCATACAGCCAGAGAAATGATGGCAATGCAAAAAATCCAAGCTTCAGCCGCACTGACACAAGAGCTTCTTCAGATGTTCTCTATTACCATTCAGTCCCAAATAAAGTCCAGACCAATACCAATCGCAGAAATAATCCTGTTGAATTTTCAAGTGTCAAATTTAATGATGGAATTGATGCTAAAAGAAGCTATGCtttgcaaacagtcagacaggaTCAAAATCTGTTCGACTTTAAAGGGAGCCAAATGGGCTCTAGCGATCCAAATATAGCCCAAAGGCTAGTGAGGAAAAATGGTGGAATGCATGCAGCCAATCTGGATAGATCTGGCTCATTTGGATATCAGAATATTTTGAAATCAGAAAGTTCACAACCATTACGACGCAATGAACCCTATTTGAGGAATAATATTCCATCTGAATATATGTCTAGAAGCTCAACTGTAAACCAAATGAGGCACAAAAGTGATAGAAACATGCTGTTTGATCATTTACCTCAAAACCGTGGCCAGAATCCAAACGTGCTGAGGAATACATCTCCCTCAACTGTTAGAGCAAATCAACAAGAGAGCAAACCATTACCACATACTTCTTCTGCTGGGACTGCAGTCATTTCTCACATATCCTATGCGAATACAAGGGATCTAGCTCTTTCCAAGGTGTACAAACCTCCAACAATCCCGACCGCAATATCTCCTGGCTTTACGGGATCAAATTCAAATAGAGGTCATGACATCGTTCCGTTAAAAAAATCTCTCCTATTTTCTTCTCAACGTGATCGTGTCAAGCTGTCTGATTCTGAAAGGGTTGCTAGTCCCAAAACAAAATCGGCCACGAGCAGCTACACTTTCAAGGACGATCAGTTGAAATCTACACAAAATGAGTACCAAAATAGGGGACAAAGTAGGCCGAATCTTGCGCATATTCAAACATTTCACAGTCAAAAGGAGTATGATAATTTGGCTACAGGTAAATCTGCCTTCAGGCCATCAGTGACCAATAATGCCCGTTCTTACTTCCTATCAGATGAGAACAGTAGCATCCAGATGTCTGCGTTACTCGACCGGTCAAAACATAACACGGACTTGACTCCACAAGGGcagtttgcaaaaaaaacaatgttagtTTCACAACGTGCTAAAAATATGAACCTACCATACACAACAAATCGTTCATTAAAGTCAAGTCAGCATAACATCCGAAATAaggccgatctgaatcaatcatTATTCGTTCAAAGTTATCCTGCACTAAATCTTATGCCTGGTAACACAATAGAGAGCGTCCACCGCGTTAGTCCATCTGTGGCAGGCACTCAAGGCACATCAGAAAATTCAGGTACATCTAGTAGCCAAAACAGACCATATTATCTAACTTCTGAAAAGCCATATGCTTTTAAAGGTTTCGCATTTGTCCCTTCATTGCAGACATTTGTACAAAAAACCGAAATGCACTCTGGCCAAAAACCTCTCTCAAATTCTGTGCAATATGCACCTACTCGTCCACATGCAACCTTAAATGCACTCGCTCAAAAGCCATTGATGCGTAAGAGCTACCAGAAAGTGCCTTTTCAGTTCAAGGACATTGAAACAAGCCAAGAAAAGCAACCTCTGGATCAGACAGATTCTTTTGATAATGGACCTCAGCATGCAACCGTCTCTTCTACTGTAGGTGCAAGTAACCCGATGTCTAATGCTCCAAAGCCCCATGTTGTTAAAGCTCAAGCTGTATTGATGAAAACCTCTCTGAGCGGCACGAATACTTCAGCAAGACTTACAAATAATGGAGCTGTTTTCCTTCAGAACCACCCTAAAACGGGGTACGGTGGGTTGACGGTTGATAAAGTTCAGTCAAAAACATCTCAGAAGTGGACTTCAAGTAGGCTTGCTTCAGCACATAGCTTGAAGAAACATGAACGTCTGTTGAGTCCGACAAAGGAAACCAAAGACGGAAACACTGCTGGAATAACACAATCAAATATTACTGAATCTTACAGTCCCATGAGATTGCGGCCGACGAGCAGCACTGTAAATAATAGGTGGGCCGAAGTGACTCAAGAAGGAAAGAGATCTGAAGAAATTTCAAACCATCAGAATGTCTCTGCCATCCCAACCTACCAATCTGCAATATATAGAGCTGCTGACATTAACAGACATAAAACTAATAGCTCCGCAAAGCTCACTTACCAGTCACCTATACACAGATCTTCTATAAAAACTCCTGGCAAAGCTAACCTAATACAAAGCCAGGGATCAAGACCCACAAGCAGCTTTGTAGTAGGAAGGTACATTAATAAATTTGATAAAACCTCAGCCAAATCAAACATCAACATGTCTTCTACAAAAATGGGCCTAAACGCTTATAAACCAGTTCAGTTTTCAGATATAGCGGGTAGCGCCTCCTTCACTAACGCTGCTGGCAACACGGCAAAGAAAGAAGTGGATCCTGAAAGCAAGCAATACCGCTCCAATTCAACATCAGTGATAGAGGAAAGTATGATCTCATCCTTACAAAATGAAACTGATGACCGTACAGTGGATTTAAGTGTCCCTGAGCTTATGCCAACTGCTGCTATAGCCTTCACCAAACAATCACCGCTGCCATTTACAGAAGAATATACTCCACGTCAGCCAACTGTCTATTCCTCCTGGGATCTTGGGAATCTTACCTCACCTACAGCAGAGGGTACCAATCCACTTTCTGAGGGAACATTGATACCCAATACAACTTTGCTGGTCAAACTGACATCAGATTGA
- the LOC128017222 gene encoding segment polarity protein dishevelled homolog DVL-2 isoform X2 produces the protein MGNSRFAVCTHRPQHGRVVKEEISDDSAKLPCFNGRVVSWLVSSDTPAAEPPAPPVEVQSQPSPPPPPLPPPPPERTGGIGDSRPPSFHPNTAGSVDSLDDQTETESVVSFRRERPRPRESLDQHVSGPRMNGQSRMDRHLAGYESATTVMSSELDTTSFCDSDEDDTMSRFSSSTEQSTASRLLKRHRRRRKQRPRLERASSFSSVTDSTMSLNIITVTLNMEKYNFLGISIVGQSNERGDGGIYIGSIMKGGAVAADGRIEPGDMLLQVNDINFENMSNDDAVRVLREIVHKPGPIILTVAKCWDPSPQGYFTLPRNEPIQPIDPAAWVNHSVALTGVFPSYPSSTITSSSSVTETERFDEFNLSLRSDMASVAKAMASPESGLEVRDRMWLKITIPNAFLGSDVVEWLYHHIDGFQDRREARKYASNLLKAGFIRHTVNKITFSEQCYYIFGDFSNCENYMANLSLNDNDGSSGASDQDTLAPLPLPGATPWPLLHSFTYQYPHPYSNQPPPYHELSNYSYGPGSAGSQHSEGSHSSGSTRSDGEKRRGSKSVSGSTAGGSVRDDKSPGGGGADSRSGSGSESDYSVRSSLRRDHGSATPSEHSRSSQRSSQRSHHRVPQAHLAPYPPGIPISYNPMMVMMVPQHPHPHLALGAPHPQTPTLPPHPGFPPSGTPGGPPGAPPTRDLGSVPPELTASRQSFHLAMGNPSEFFVDVM, from the exons ATGGGGAACAGTAGGTTTGCTGTGTGTACTCATCGCCCACAGCATGGAAG GGTGGTGAAGGAGGAGATCTCGGATGACAGTGCCAAGCTGCCGTGCTTCAATGGAAGAGTTGTCTCCTGG CTGGTGTCCTCAGACACCCCTGCAGCCGAACCCCCTGCTCCTCCGGTAGAGGTCCAGTCTCAGCCCTCACCTCCCCCTCCTCCCcttcctccacctcctcccgagAGGACGGGGGGCATTGGAGACTCCAGACCCCCTTCCTTCCA TCCCAACACAGCAGGCAGCGTGGATTCCTTAGATGATCAGACAGAGACTGAGTCAGTCGTGTCTTTCAGGAGAGAGAGACCTCGACCCAGAGAGAGCTTGGATCAACATG TCTCAGGTCCACGTATGAATGGGCAGTCCCGTATGGACAGACACCTGGCTGGCTATGAGAGTGCCACCACAGTGATGAGCAGTGAACTGGACACCACGAGCTTCTGTGATTCAGATGAGGACGATACGATGAGCAG ATTCAGCAGCTCCACTGAACAGAGCACAGCATCTAGATTGCTGAAACGCCATCGCAGACGCAGGAAACAGCGCCCACGTCTGGAGAGG GCTTCCTCTTTCAGCAGTGTGACAGATTCAACCATGTCCTTAAACATTATTACAGTCACTCTTAACATGG AGAAGTATAATTTCCTGGGCATCAGTATAGTGGGTCAGAGTAATGAGAGAGGTGATGGAGGCATCTATATTGGCTCCATCATGAAGGGAGGAGCTGTAGCTGCAGACGGACGCATTGAACCTGGAGACATGctgctgcag GTGAATGACATCAACTTTGAGAACATGAGTAATGATGATGCGGTCAGAGTGCTCCGTGAGATTGTCCATAAACCTGG ACCCATCATCCTGACTGTGGCAAAATGTTGGGACCCTTCTCCACAAGGTTATTTCACCCTGCCACGCA ATGAGCCAATCCAGCCCATAGATCCAGCAGCATGGGTCAATCATTCAGTAGCTCTCACAGGGGTGTTTCCATCCTACCCTAGCAGCACAATCACCTCCAGCTCATCTGTCACAGAAACTGAAC GATTTGACGAGTTTAACCTGTCTCTTCGCTCTGACATGGCTTCGGTTGCTAAGGCCATGGCATCTCCTGAGTCCGGTCTGGAGGTCAGAGACCGAATGTGGCTGAAGATCACCATTCCCAATGCTTTCTTAG GTTCTGACGTGGTTGAGTGGTTGTATCATCACATCGATGGGTTTCAGGACAGACGGGAAGCTCGTAAATATGCCAGTAACCTACTAAAGGCCGGTTTCATCAGACACACTGTTAACAAAATCACCTTCTCTGAACAGTGTTATTACATATTTGGAGACTTCAGTAACTGTGAAAATT ACATGGCCAACCTTTCTCTTAACGATAACGATGGTTCCAGTGGTGCTTCAGACCAGGATACTCTGGCTCCTCTTCCATTGCCAGGAGCAACACCATGGCCTCTGCTCCACTCTTTCACGTACCAGTACCCTCACCCCTATTCCAACCAGCCTCCTCCCTACCATGAGCTCTCCAACTACAGCTACGGCCCAGGCAGTGCAGGCAGCCAGCACAGTGAAG ggaGTCACAGCAGTGGCTCCACACGCAGTGATGGAGAGAAGAGAAGGGGCAGTAAAAGTGTATCTGGCAGCACGGCGGGAGGTAGCGTACGTGACGATAAATCTCCTGGTGGGGGCGGAGCTGACTCGCGTTCTGGCAGCGGTAGCGAGTCAGATTACTCTGTTCGCAGCAGCCTGAGACGAGACCACGGCTCAGCCACTCCTAGCGAACACAGTCGCTCCAGTCAGCGCTCGAGCCAGCGCTCGCATCATCGTGTCCCGCAGGCTCATCTTGCTCCATATCCGCCTGGAATCCCCATTTCTTACAACCcaatgatggtgatgatggtgccCCAGCATCCACACCCACATTTAGCACTTGGAGCCCCACACCCACAAACGCCTACTTTGCCGCCCCACCCTGGCTTTCCCCCCTCCGGCACCCCTGGTGGGCCTCCAGGAGCTCCACCAACCCGAGACCTGGGCTCCGTCCCGCCTGAGCTAACTGCCTCTAGGCAGTCTTTCCATTTGGCCATGGGAAACCCCAGTGAGTTTTTTGTGGATGTGATGTAA
- the LOC128017221 gene encoding E3 ubiquitin-protein ligase RNF182 isoform X2 → MNPRHFTTNCFEISHHDRRKKKYNMCPETECGICYRSYNLGRRCPRQLCCKHTFCESCLVTLAGSVESPEPRVMCPLCRHSTPLTKARIQENLPIDEDIFDRLVTAGSVEECADDDEDTDKPNRDVVILPKEDVPPPPRSRKGHLRQCLSRLCKKVTGGARRNCLTDEDLRDLARMVGYMM, encoded by the exons ATGAATCCCCGGCACTTTACTACCAACTGCTTCGAGATTTCGCATCacgacagaagaaaaaaaaaatacaacatgtgTCCAGAAACGGAGTGCGGAATCTGCTACCGATCTTACAACCTCGGTCGTCGGTGTCCTCGCCAGCTGTGCTGCAAACACACGTTTTGTGAGAGCTGCCTGGTGACGCTCGCGGGGTCCGTGGAGAGCCCTGAACCCCGCGTAATGTGTCCCCTGTGCCGTCACTCGACTCCGCTGACGAAGGCGAGAATCCAGGAGAACCTACCGATAGACGAAGACATTTTTGATAGACTAGTTACCGCGGGCAGCGTGGAGGAATGTGCGGATGACGATGAAGACACCGATAAGCCAAACCGGGACGTGGTCATCCTACCAAAAGAGGACGTCCCGCCGCCGCCAAGATCGCGAAAAGGACACCTGAGGCAATGCTTAAGTCGCCTGTGCAAAAAAGTCACCGGGGGTGCGCGGAGAA ATTGTTTGACCGATGAAGACTTGAGGGACCTGGCAAGGATGGTCGGCTACATGATGTGA